A window of Ipomoea triloba cultivar NCNSP0323 chromosome 2, ASM357664v1 contains these coding sequences:
- the LOC116010769 gene encoding probable receptor-like protein kinase At5g61350 produces the protein MPFIPFILMFLPSVLAEVKEAQFTPADNYLIDCGSPYTTLLDDGRTFKSDPQSVSYLSTDETILASTNSIPKSPSLPLYLTARIFHRESMYRFLVFRPGWHWVRLYFYPVSHPSYNLTKAVFSLTADDIVLLHEFSVKGNRGGEMAVFKEYLVNISSTKFTLKFSPLKDSVAFINALEVVSAPDDLVPDSAAAVSPVGDFDGLPEHAFEVSYRVNVGGPILSPKNDTLGRTWLPDSQFMTFPQGAKSVSVSPKTIKYPEGGATTLVAPNWVYATADQMVDAGVLEPNFNLTWEMDVDPGFSYLIRLHFCDIVSKSLNELYFNVYFNGILGASNLDLSTLTSGLATPYYKDFVLNATAIWNSTIIVQVGPASNLQSSPPNAILNGLEVLKMSNSDGSLDGVFSSAVEYGGLIPRSNGMRIAASVGLAMGLTAIVLLVFGILRWQRRPKGWEKQKTFSSWLPLNASYCSFMSNYSSTVFSSGLNLGRVFTFNEIKHATKNFDEKAVIGVGGFGKVYLGELEDGTELAIKRGNPSSSQGINEFQTEIQMLSKLRHRHLVSLIGYCDEQAEMILVYEYMSNGPLRDHIYGSDTSPLSWRQRLEICIGAARGLHYLHTGSTQGIIHRDVKTTNILLDDNLVAKMADFGLSKAGPSLEQTHVSTAVKGSFGYLDPEYFRRQQLTEKSDVYSFGVVLFEVLCGRAALDPALPREQVNLAEWALQQHRKGLIEKIIDAHLAGTISAESLRIFVQVAEKCLAEYGVDRPSMGDVLWNLEHALQLQDSSSSQEKEEKMIGISEDSGVVVASPIFNGR, from the coding sequence ATGCCGTTCATCCCCTTCATCTTAATGTTTCTCCCATCAGTTTTAGCAGAAGTTAAGGAAGCTCAGTTCACCCCTGCTGACAATTATCTGATAGACTGTGGTTCCCCTTATACCACTCTGCTTGATGATGGCAGGACCTTCAAGTCTGATCCTCAATCTGTTTCTTACTTATCCACTGATGAAACTATTCTAGCTTCTACCAATTCTATTCCCAAATCCCCCTCTCTTCCTCTATACCTCACTGCAAGAATCTTTCATCGTGAATCGATGTACAGATTTCTTGTTTTTCGCCCCGGCTGGCATTGGGTTCGTTTGTACTTTTATCCCGTTTCACATCCTAGTTATAATCTGACAAAAGCTGTGTTTTCTCTCACTGCTGATGATATTGTCCTCCTTCATGAATTCTCTGTGAAGGGTAATAGAGGTGGTGAAATGGCAGTGTTTAAAGAGTACCTGGTTAACATTAGTTCGACAAAGTTTACACTAAAGTTTTCGCCTTTGAAGGATTCGGTGGCTTTCATCAATGCCCTTGAAGTTGTTTCTGCACCGGATGATCTCGTCCCTGATTCTGCTGCTGCTGTTTCTCCTGTTGGGGATTTCGATGGCTTGCCCGAGCACGCGTTTGAGGTGAGCTATAGAGTCAATGTTGGGGGGCCGATTCTCAGTCCTAAGAATGACACATTGGGGAGGACATGGCTGCCTGATAGCCAGTTTATGACATTCCCACAAGGGGCTAAAAGTGTGTCTGTCTCTCCGAAAACCATAAAATACCCGGAGGGTGGGGCGACCACTTTGGTAGCCCCGAATTGGGTGTATGCCACGGCTGATCAGATGGTGGATGCTGGGGTTTTGGAGCCAAACTTCAACCTTACATGGGAGATGGATGTAGATCCCGGGTTCTCGTACCTGATAAGGCTGCACTTCTGTGATATTGTGAGCAAAAGCCTAAATGAGCTCTACTTCAATGTGTATTTCAATGGGATTTTAGGAGCTTCGAATCTCGATCTCTCAACGCTCACTTCAGGCCTGGCTACCCCTTACTACAAGGACTTTGTGCTGAACGCCACCGCCATTTGGAACAGCACGATCATCGTTCAAGTCGGCCCCGCTTCCAACCTTCAATCGAGCCCCCCCAACGCCATACTTAATGGCTTGGAGGTTCTTAAAATGAGCAACTCGGATGGGAGCTTAGACGGGGTCTTCTCTTCTGCGGTGGAATATGGAGGTTTGATTCCGAGGTCTAATGGAATGAGGATCGCAGCTTCGGTTGGCTTAGCAATGGGATTGACAGCAATAGTATTGCTAGTGTTTGGGATTCTTAGGTGGCAAAGAAGGCCTAAAGGATGGGAAAAGCAGAAAACTTTCTCTTCATGGCTTCCACTCAATGCTAGTTACTGTAGTTTCATGTCTAATTACTCCTCCACTGTTTTCTCATCCGGGCTCAACTTAGGAAGGGTATTCACCTTCAATGAAATCAAGCATGCAACCAAGAACTTCGACGAGAAAGCAGTAATTGGAGTCGGGGGATTTGGGAAAGTTTACCTTGGAGAGCTAGAAGATGGCACAGAACTTGCAATAAAACGAGGCAATCCGTCTTCGTCTCAAGGGATAAACGAGTTCCAGACCGAAATACAGATGCTGTCGAAGCTAAGGCACAGACACCTTGTCTCGCTGATAGGCTATTGTGATGAGCAGGCCGAGATGATCCTGGTGTATGAGTACATGTCGAATGGCCCTCTCCGGGACCACATCTATGGCTCGGACACGAGCCCTCTGTCGTGGAGGCAGAGGCTCGAGATTTGCATAGGTGCAGCTCGGGGGCTGCACTATCTGCACACCGGATCAACCCAGGGGATAATACACCGCGATGTGAAAACCACAAACATCCTCCTGGATGACAACTTGGTCGCGAAAATGGCCGATTTCGGCTTGTCTAAAGCCGGGCCTTCTCTGGAGCAAACGCACGTCAGCACTGCGGTGAAAGGCAGCTTCGGATACCTCGATCCAGAGTACTTCAGAAGGCAACAACTCACGGAGAAATCAGATGTTTACTCGTTCGGAGTAGTCCTTTTCGAAGTTTTGTGTGGCAGGGCTGCTCTTGACCCTGCACTGCCTCGAGAACAGGTGAACTTAGCTGAGTGGGCACTGCAGCAGCACAGGAAGGGGCTCATCGAGAAGATCATCGACGCTCATCTTGCAGGGACAATAAGCGCAGAATCATTGAGGATATTTGTACAAGTTGCAGAGAAATGCTTGGCAGAATATGGGGTTGATAGGCCTTCCATGGGAGATGTGTTATGGAACTTAGAGCATGCTTTGCAGCTTCAAGATTCATCATCTTCAcaagagaaagaagagaagatgaTTGGTATCTCTGAGGATTCTGGAGTTGTGGTTGCCTCTCCCATCTTTAATGGAAGATAA
- the LOC116010258 gene encoding SNF1-related protein kinase catalytic subunit alpha KIN10-like, which yields MDSRGGGASDNPLRNYRIGKTLGHGSFGKVKIAEHLLTGHKVAIKILNRRKMRSPDMEEKLRRETKICRLFVHPHVIRLYEVIETPTDIFVVMEYVKSGELFDYIVEKGRLQEDEARSFFQQIIAGVEYCHRNRVVHRDLKPENLLLDSRGNVKIADFGLSNIMRDGHFLKTSCGSPNYAAPEVVSGKLYAGPEVDVWSCGVILYALLCGTLPFDDENIPNLFKKIKGGLYTLPSHLSAGARDLIPRMLVVDPLKRITIPQIRQHHWFKAHLPRYLAVPPPDAMQHLKKIDEEILQEVIRKGFDRGQLLASLQNREQNDATVAYHLLYDSRSIVSGGYLGAEFEDSMEPFSPGLFSNIDSQMSVGHGLSYEISSRPLSSREKKWLVGLQSPATPQEIMTQVLRALQELNVRWKKIGHYNMKCMWCYSHNPIRTTTNNCMSDDCITVSQTAANANGLLSQVVVKFEMQLYKTLEDKYLLDLQRISGPQFLFLDFCAIFIVHLKVS from the exons ATGGATAGCAGAGGAGGTGGTGCCAGTGATAACCCTCTAAGAAATTACAGGATTGGAAAAACTCTTGGCCATGGTTCATTTGGTAAGGTGAAAATTGCTGAACATTTGCTGACTGGACACAAAGTGGCTATCAAGATACTTAACCGCAGGAAAATGAGGAGCCCTGACATGGAGGAAAAAT TAAGAAGGGAAACAAAGATATGTAGATTATTTGTGCACCCACATGTTATACGGCTCTATGAGGTCATAGAGACACCAACTGACATATTTGTTGTCATGGAGTATGTGAAGTCTGGAGAGCTATTTGATTATATTGTAGAAAAGGGCAGATTACAAGAGGATGAAGCTCGTAGTTTCTTCCAGCAG ATAATTGCTGGGGTAGAATACTGTCATAGGAACAGGGTGGTTCACCGGGACCTCAAGCCTGAAAACCTGCTATTGGATTCCAGAGGCAATGTGAAGATAGCTGATTTTGGTTTGAGTAATATTATGCGAGATGGCCATTTTCTTAAGACAAGTTGTGGGAGCCCAAATTACGCAGCTCCAGAG GTTGTGTCTGGTAAACTTTATGCTGGTCCTGAGGTAGATGTTTGGAGTTGTGGTGTAATATTATATGCTCTTCTTTGTGGCACTCTTCCATTTGATGATGAGAACATTCCTaaccttttcaaaaaaataaag GGTGGTTTGTACACTCTTCCAAGTCATTTGTCAGCTGGAGCTAGAGATTTGATCCCACGAATGCTGGTTGTTGATCCTTTGAAGAGAATAACTATACCTCAAATTCGTCAGCATCATTGGTTCAAGGCTCATCTTCCTCGCTATTTGGCAGTTCCTCCACCTGATGCAATGCAGCACTTAAAGAAG ATTGATGAGGAGATACTGCAAGAAGTAATTAGAAAGGGATTTGACAGAGGCCAGCTACTAGCATCTCTGCAAAATAGAGAACAAAATGAT GCTACTGTTGCATACCACCTGCTGTATGATAGCCGATCCATTGTTTCTGGTGGCTATCTGGGAGCTGAGTTTGAGGATTCAATG GAGCCTTTTTCCCCAGGATTGTTTTCAAATATTGACTCTCAGATGTCTGTTGGCCATGGACTTTCTTATGAAATAAGTTCAAGACCATTGTCGTCAAGAGAGAAAAAGTGGCTTGTTGGACTTCAG TCCCCGGCAACTCCACAAGAGATAATGACTCAAGTTCTGCGAGCCCTGCAAGAATTGAATGTTCGGTGGAAAAAAATCGGACACTATAATATGAAGTGCATGTGGTGCTATTCGCATAATCCAATTCGTACTACAACCAACAATTGTATGAGTGATGACTGTATTACTGTTAGTCAAACTGCTGCAAATGCAAATGGTCTACTGTCTCAAGTTGTGGTCAAGTTTGAAATGCAG CTTTACAAAACTCTGGAAGACAAATATCTGCTCGATCTACAGAGAATAAGCGGCCCGCAATTTCTGTTTCTGGACTTCTGTGCTATTTTTATTGTCCATCTCAAAGTCTCCTAG